One part of the Sciurus carolinensis chromosome 4, mSciCar1.2, whole genome shotgun sequence genome encodes these proteins:
- the Rabl2b gene encoding rab-like protein 2B isoform X5, protein MERFLMNGFQPQQLSTYALTLYKHTATVDGKTILVDFWDTAGQERFQSMHASYYHKAHACIMVFDVQRKVTYKNLSTWYAELREFRPEIPCIVVANKIDADINVTQKNFNFARKFSLPLYFVSAADGTNVVKLFNDAIRLAVSYKQNSQDFMDEVLQELENFKLEQKEEDAPSQEQSGRTKSPLPP, encoded by the exons ATGGAGAGATTTCTCATGAATGGATT CCAGCCACAGCAGCTGTCCACATATGCTCTGACTCTGTATAAGCACACGGCCACTGTGGACGGCAAGACCATCCTCGTGG ACTTTTGGGACACGGCAGGCCAGGAGCGGTTCCAGAGCATGCATGCCTCCTACTACCACAAGGCCCACGCCTGCATCATG GTATTCGATGTGCAGAGGAAAGTCACCTATAAAAACCTGAGTACCTGGTATGCAGAGCTTCGGGAGTTCAGGCCAGAGATCCCATGCATCGTGGTGGCCAACAAAATTGATG CAGACATAAATGTGACCCAGAAAAACTTCAATTTTGCCAGGAAGTTCTCTCTGCCCCTGTACTTTGTCTCAGCTGCTGATGGCACCAATGTCGTGAAG CTCTTCAATGATGCAATTCGATTAGCTGTGTCTTACAAACAGAATTCCCAGGACTTTATGGATGAGGTTTTGCAGGAGCTTGAG AACTTCAAGTTGGAGCAGAAAGAGGAGGATGCGCCCAGCCAGGAGCAGAGTGGCAGGACCAAGAGCCCGCTCCCCCCCTGA
- the Rabl2b gene encoding rab-like protein 2B isoform X7, whose translation MDSLLCTRKCQWGKIQVLLQEPGSWLHRGQRTVPSCPLVFDVQRKVTYKNLSTWYAELREFRPEIPCIVVANKIDDINVTQKNFNFARKFSLPLYFVSAADGTNVVKLFNDAIRLAVSYKQNSQDFMDEVLQELENFKLEQKEEDAPSQEQSGRTKSPLPP comes from the exons ATGGATTCTTTGCTGTGCACACGCAAGTGCCAATGGGGAAAGATCCAAGTACTGCTGCAGGAGCCTGGCAGCTGGCTGCACCGTGGGCAGAGAACTgtcccctcctgccctctg GTATTCGATGTGCAGAGGAAAGTCACCTATAAAAACCTGAGTACCTGGTATGCAGAGCTTCGGGAGTTCAGGCCAGAGATCCCATGCATCGTGGTGGCCAACAAAATTGATG ACATAAATGTGACCCAGAAAAACTTCAATTTTGCCAGGAAGTTCTCTCTGCCCCTGTACTTTGTCTCAGCTGCTGATGGCACCAATGTCGTGAAG CTCTTCAATGATGCAATTCGATTAGCTGTGTCTTACAAACAGAATTCCCAGGACTTTATGGATGAGGTTTTGCAGGAGCTTGAG AACTTCAAGTTGGAGCAGAAAGAGGAGGATGCGCCCAGCCAGGAGCAGAGTGGCAGGACCAAGAGCCCGCTCCCCCCCTGA
- the Rabl2b gene encoding rab-like protein 2B isoform X6 has protein sequence MDSLLCTRKCQWGKIQVLLQEPGSWLHRGQRTVPSCPLVFDVQRKVTYKNLSTWYAELREFRPEIPCIVVANKIDADINVTQKNFNFARKFSLPLYFVSAADGTNVVKLFNDAIRLAVSYKQNSQDFMDEVLQELENFKLEQKEEDAPSQEQSGRTKSPLPP, from the exons ATGGATTCTTTGCTGTGCACACGCAAGTGCCAATGGGGAAAGATCCAAGTACTGCTGCAGGAGCCTGGCAGCTGGCTGCACCGTGGGCAGAGAACTgtcccctcctgccctctg GTATTCGATGTGCAGAGGAAAGTCACCTATAAAAACCTGAGTACCTGGTATGCAGAGCTTCGGGAGTTCAGGCCAGAGATCCCATGCATCGTGGTGGCCAACAAAATTGATG CAGACATAAATGTGACCCAGAAAAACTTCAATTTTGCCAGGAAGTTCTCTCTGCCCCTGTACTTTGTCTCAGCTGCTGATGGCACCAATGTCGTGAAG CTCTTCAATGATGCAATTCGATTAGCTGTGTCTTACAAACAGAATTCCCAGGACTTTATGGATGAGGTTTTGCAGGAGCTTGAG AACTTCAAGTTGGAGCAGAAAGAGGAGGATGCGCCCAGCCAGGAGCAGAGTGGCAGGACCAAGAGCCCGCTCCCCCCCTGA
- the Rabl2b gene encoding rab-like protein 2B isoform X8, which yields MHLHLHPPGKSRGQMNAWLSFTLPTHRVFDVQRKVTYKNLSTWYAELREFRPEIPCIVVANKIDADINVTQKNFNFARKFSLPLYFVSAADGTNVVKLFNDAIRLAVSYKQNSQDFMDEVLQELENFKLEQKEEDAPSQEQSGRTKSPLPP from the exons ATGCATCTCCACCTCCATCCACCAGGGAAGAGCAGAGGGCAAATGAATGCTTGGCTTTCCTTCACACTGCCTACTCACCGG GTATTCGATGTGCAGAGGAAAGTCACCTATAAAAACCTGAGTACCTGGTATGCAGAGCTTCGGGAGTTCAGGCCAGAGATCCCATGCATCGTGGTGGCCAACAAAATTGATG CAGACATAAATGTGACCCAGAAAAACTTCAATTTTGCCAGGAAGTTCTCTCTGCCCCTGTACTTTGTCTCAGCTGCTGATGGCACCAATGTCGTGAAG CTCTTCAATGATGCAATTCGATTAGCTGTGTCTTACAAACAGAATTCCCAGGACTTTATGGATGAGGTTTTGCAGGAGCTTGAG AACTTCAAGTTGGAGCAGAAAGAGGAGGATGCGCCCAGCCAGGAGCAGAGTGGCAGGACCAAGAGCCCGCTCCCCCCCTGA